A genomic window from Desulfobotulus mexicanus includes:
- the selA gene encoding L-seryl-tRNA(Sec) selenium transferase: protein MYEKSMDTQQLLRQLPGVDTLLLNMETLEKWQDLPHSLKTRIIREVLEEKRRAVLENRFHEEKELTVSALMPLIIKKLEKAVTPNLQRTINATGVVVHTNLGRSLLAEEALERIMAVASHYSNLEFNLENGKRGLRYTAVSSLLTEITGAEAAMVVNNNAAAVLLCLDTLTRGKEAIVSRGELVEIGGSFRIPDVMAKSGAILKEVGTTNRTHLKDYEGAIGENTGLLLKVHTSNFQIMGFTASVSMDQLSSLGRKHGIPVMDDLGSGTFMDFSPFGLSKEPTVQESLRAGADIVTFSGDKLLGGPQAGIIVGKKEWIEKIRSNPLTRALRIDKLTLAALEGTLRLYRDPEKAMARIPTLRMLTMDESLCTERANTLHKKLMALVLQGFDIEIQPSIARAGGGSLPTQDLPSRCISIKSRAVSAASMERQLRKHQPPIIGRVENDAFLMDVRTLQQGEEDIIATAFSSLFSQSPNPPSPEKEKP, encoded by the coding sequence GTGTACGAAAAATCCATGGACACCCAGCAACTCCTCAGGCAGCTTCCGGGAGTGGACACCCTTCTTCTGAATATGGAAACCCTGGAAAAATGGCAGGATCTTCCCCATAGCCTGAAAACCCGTATCATCCGGGAAGTGCTGGAAGAAAAACGCAGAGCCGTTCTTGAAAACCGGTTTCATGAAGAAAAAGAACTGACCGTCTCAGCCCTGATGCCCCTGATCATTAAGAAGCTGGAGAAGGCTGTAACACCAAACCTCCAGCGCACCATCAATGCCACAGGCGTTGTTGTACACACCAATCTTGGCAGATCCCTCCTTGCGGAGGAAGCCCTTGAAAGAATCATGGCCGTTGCCAGCCATTACAGTAATCTGGAGTTCAACCTTGAAAATGGTAAAAGGGGACTGCGTTACACGGCCGTTTCTTCTCTGCTCACGGAAATCACCGGTGCAGAAGCCGCCATGGTGGTCAACAACAATGCCGCAGCCGTTCTTCTCTGTCTGGATACCCTGACCAGAGGAAAAGAAGCCATTGTTTCCAGAGGAGAGCTGGTGGAAATCGGCGGCTCCTTCCGTATTCCCGATGTCATGGCCAAAAGCGGTGCCATCCTGAAGGAAGTGGGCACCACCAACCGCACCCACCTGAAAGACTACGAAGGGGCCATCGGAGAAAATACGGGGCTGCTCCTCAAGGTACACACCAGCAATTTTCAAATCATGGGCTTTACTGCCTCCGTAAGCATGGATCAGCTCTCGTCTCTGGGCAGAAAACACGGCATTCCTGTCATGGATGATCTTGGCTCCGGCACATTCATGGACTTTTCTCCCTTCGGCCTTTCAAAAGAACCCACAGTACAGGAATCCCTAAGGGCCGGTGCCGACATCGTCACCTTCAGCGGGGACAAGCTGCTCGGTGGCCCCCAGGCCGGTATCATTGTGGGCAAAAAAGAATGGATAGAAAAAATCCGCAGCAATCCCCTGACCCGTGCCCTGCGCATCGACAAGCTCACCCTTGCTGCCCTGGAAGGCACCCTGCGCCTTTACCGGGACCCTGAAAAAGCCATGGCCAGAATTCCCACCCTGCGCATGCTCACCATGGATGAAAGCCTCTGTACAGAAAGAGCCAATACACTCCATAAAAAACTCATGGCCCTTGTACTGCAAGGCTTTGATATTGAAATCCAGCCCAGCATAGCCAGGGCAGGAGGCGGCTCCCTGCCCACCCAGGACCTACCCAGCCGCTGCATAAGCATAAAAAGCAGGGCTGTCTCCGCAGCATCCATGGAACGCCAGCTCAGAAAACACCAGCCCCCCATTATCGGCCGGGTGGAAAACGATGCCTTTCTCATGGATGTGCGTACCCTGCAGCAGGGAGAGGAAGACATCATTGCTACGGCATTTTCCTCCCTTTTTTCCCAATCTCCCAATCCTCCCAGTCCTGAAAAGGAGAAGCCATGA
- a CDS encoding HDOD domain-containing protein, translated as MESNIHYVASGQFLVAAGRQPLILKALLGTCVGVSIYDTVAGIGGLLHILLPEPVSGASDTHPGKYASTGVPAFLKALIEKGAHPDNMRATVAGGALVGPVSEQDMALDIGGRTAEKVHELLKRYNIPVNASETGGFFTCTLELDLNTGKNRICPSGLLRDPEEAFHYTAPSADAIAASVTGLKPIPQVALKILRMVTSEEADFKTIAAEVRKDQVITAQTLRMCNAALYSGRNQVASIDDALILLGQDALIKSIISSSLKTFYRQSDSVYSLCKGGLFHHAMGTAIVADQLAAHTGAAHRATAYTAGLLHDIGMVVLDQHITSACPLFYRGMKKENHRILEVEKRILGVDHCEVGAKLGLKWAFPGNLIHAIRHHHSPEEGKDGDKLAYIVHAADIIMSRFQSGVFPESSKGSIADRLAVIGMGPADFEKFIDQLPMGVFSMQPETVLFKKT; from the coding sequence ATGGAATCCAATATTCACTATGTGGCATCTGGCCAGTTCCTGGTTGCCGCAGGCAGACAGCCCCTGATCCTGAAAGCCCTTCTGGGTACCTGTGTGGGTGTCTCCATCTATGATACAGTGGCAGGTATAGGGGGACTTCTGCATATCCTTTTGCCCGAACCCGTATCCGGTGCATCGGACACACACCCCGGGAAATACGCCAGTACCGGTGTCCCTGCCTTCCTCAAAGCCCTCATTGAAAAGGGAGCCCATCCGGACAACATGCGCGCCACCGTTGCCGGTGGTGCCCTTGTGGGTCCGGTGAGTGAGCAGGATATGGCCTTAGATATCGGTGGCCGAACCGCAGAAAAGGTACACGAGCTTCTGAAAAGATACAATATCCCCGTCAATGCTTCGGAAACCGGTGGCTTTTTCACCTGTACCCTGGAGCTGGATCTGAACACCGGCAAAAACCGCATCTGCCCCTCCGGCCTGCTGCGGGATCCCGAAGAAGCCTTCCACTATACAGCCCCTTCGGCAGATGCCATTGCCGCCAGTGTCACAGGGCTCAAACCCATTCCCCAGGTTGCCTTAAAAATCCTGCGCATGGTGACATCGGAAGAAGCAGATTTCAAAACCATTGCCGCAGAAGTCCGCAAGGATCAGGTGATTACCGCCCAGACCCTGCGCATGTGCAATGCAGCCCTGTATTCGGGACGCAATCAGGTAGCCTCCATTGATGACGCCCTTATTCTGCTGGGACAGGATGCCCTCATTAAATCCATTATTTCTTCTTCCCTAAAAACCTTTTACAGGCAAAGCGATTCCGTATATTCCCTGTGCAAGGGCGGCCTTTTTCACCATGCCATGGGCACGGCCATTGTGGCCGATCAGCTTGCCGCCCATACGGGTGCTGCCCACAGGGCCACAGCCTATACTGCGGGCCTGCTCCATGATATAGGCATGGTGGTGCTGGATCAGCACATCACCTCCGCCTGCCCCCTCTTTTACAGGGGCATGAAAAAGGAAAACCACCGCATTCTCGAAGTGGAAAAACGTATACTTGGTGTGGATCACTGTGAAGTGGGAGCCAAACTGGGTCTGAAATGGGCCTTCCCGGGAAACCTCATCCACGCCATCCGGCACCACCACAGCCCCGAAGAAGGAAAAGACGGGGACAAGCTGGCCTATATTGTCCATGCTGCTGACATCATCATGTCCCGTTTTCAGTCCGGTGTTTTTCCTGAATCCAGCAAAGGCAGCATTGCAGACCGCCTTGCCGTAATCGGTATGGGTCCTGCGGATTTTGAAAAATTCATTGACCAACTGCCCATGGGTGTTTTCAGTATGCAGCCGGAAACTGTCCTTTTCAAAAAAACCTGA
- the pyrF gene encoding orotidine-5'-phosphate decarboxylase: MSVLLSKHLVFALDYPDFASAAPILPLLAGRVGVVKIGLELFLGEGPGIVSRIRDKSGVEVFLDLKLHDIPATVERSVRNLKKLGVDYLTLHTAGGREMLSKAADAAGDSMKILGVTVLTSSGLSTLKETGLELKDDAAMEDLVKKRAVLAMESGLAGVICSGHEAAGVKERCGAGFLAVTPGIRPAWSLGTGDDQKRVMTPERALAAGADMLVVGRPIRDAADPGWAVDQILKEMAAGKGPE; this comes from the coding sequence GTGTCTGTTTTATTATCAAAACATCTTGTTTTTGCGCTGGATTATCCGGATTTTGCATCGGCTGCTCCCATTCTGCCCCTCCTTGCGGGCAGGGTGGGTGTGGTGAAGATCGGGCTGGAGCTGTTTCTTGGTGAAGGGCCTGGCATTGTTTCCAGAATCAGAGATAAAAGCGGTGTGGAGGTTTTTTTAGATTTAAAGCTCCATGACATTCCCGCCACCGTGGAAAGAAGTGTGAGAAATCTCAAAAAACTGGGGGTGGATTACCTTACCCTGCACACGGCAGGGGGCCGGGAGATGCTGTCAAAGGCTGCGGATGCCGCAGGGGACAGCATGAAGATTCTGGGTGTCACCGTGCTCACCAGCAGCGGACTTTCCACCCTGAAGGAAACGGGGCTGGAGCTGAAAGATGATGCGGCCATGGAGGATCTGGTTAAAAAACGGGCTGTTCTTGCCATGGAATCGGGGCTTGCCGGAGTGATATGCTCAGGTCATGAAGCCGCAGGGGTGAAGGAAAGGTGCGGAGCCGGTTTTCTTGCGGTGACACCGGGAATCCGTCCGGCATGGAGCCTTGGGACGGGTGATGACCAGAAGCGGGTCATGACACCGGAGCGGGCCCTTGCTGCGGGTGCTGATATGCTGGTGGTTGGAAGGCCCATCCGGGATGCGGCAGATCCCGGATGGGCTGTGGATCAGATTCTTAAGGAAATGGCAGCCGGAAAAGGGCCAGAATAA
- a CDS encoding aspartate kinase, whose amino-acid sequence MGLIVQKYGGTSVGDIDRIRNVARRVARTYDAGDKVVVVLSAMSGTTDRLIAMAEEACERPDKREMDVLLATGEQTTVALLAMILKCMGYQATSLLGFQAEVVTDCSCGAARILNIGASRIRSLLDDGQIVIVAGFQGSDAQGNITTLGRGGSDTSAVAIAAALKADTCEIYTDVDGVYTTDPNICKKARKLSRVSYDEMLEMASLGAKVLQIRSVEFAKKYNVPVHVRSSFKDEEGTMVMQEDADMERLVVSGVTCNKNEARITLKGVPDRPGIAFRILNPIAEAGILVDMIIQNTRSGNITDFTFTVPKTDIRDALEISKKVAEEIGAEEVMADPNIAKVSVIGVGMKNHSGVASKMFAAMCEENINMIMISTSEIRISCIIEEKYTELAVRALHTAFGLDRPEECLN is encoded by the coding sequence ATGGGACTGATCGTACAGAAGTACGGAGGCACTTCCGTCGGCGACATTGACCGCATACGCAATGTCGCCCGCAGGGTTGCCAGAACCTATGATGCCGGAGACAAGGTGGTGGTGGTACTTTCCGCCATGTCCGGCACCACGGACAGACTGATTGCCATGGCCGAGGAGGCCTGCGAAAGACCGGATAAACGGGAAATGGATGTTCTTCTGGCCACAGGGGAGCAGACCACCGTGGCTCTGCTGGCCATGATTTTAAAATGCATGGGATATCAGGCCACATCCCTGCTGGGATTCCAGGCGGAAGTAGTCACGGACTGCTCCTGCGGTGCAGCCCGCATCCTCAACATCGGAGCCTCCCGTATCCGCAGCCTCCTCGATGACGGACAGATTGTCATTGTGGCAGGCTTTCAGGGCAGCGATGCCCAAGGCAACATCACCACCCTGGGCCGGGGTGGCTCCGACACCTCCGCCGTGGCCATTGCCGCAGCACTCAAGGCAGATACCTGTGAAATCTATACAGATGTGGACGGTGTATATACAACGGATCCCAATATCTGCAAAAAAGCCCGGAAGCTCTCCAGAGTCAGCTACGATGAAATGCTGGAAATGGCAAGCCTCGGTGCCAAGGTGCTGCAGATCCGGTCTGTGGAATTTGCAAAAAAATACAATGTGCCCGTACACGTAAGATCATCCTTCAAGGATGAGGAGGGAACCATGGTCATGCAGGAAGATGCGGATATGGAACGCCTGGTGGTTTCCGGCGTTACCTGCAACAAGAATGAGGCAAGAATCACCCTCAAGGGAGTACCTGACCGTCCGGGAATTGCCTTCAGAATCTTAAACCCCATTGCCGAGGCCGGTATCCTCGTGGACATGATCATCCAGAATACCCGGTCCGGTAATATCACAGACTTTACCTTTACCGTTCCCAAGACGGATATCCGGGACGCCCTCGAAATCAGTAAAAAGGTGGCCGAAGAAATCGGTGCCGAAGAAGTCATGGCAGACCCCAACATTGCCAAGGTTTCCGTCATAGGTGTGGGCATGAAAAATCACTCCGGCGTGGCTTCCAAAATGTTTGCCGCCATGTGTGAGGAAAACATCAATATGATCATGATCAGCACGTCTGAAATCCGCATTTCCTGTATCATAGAGGAAAAGTATACAGAACTGGCCGTGCGTGCCCTGCACACAGCCTTCGGTCTTGACAGACCCGAAGAATGCCTCAACTGA
- the tsaE gene encoding tRNA (adenosine(37)-N6)-threonylcarbamoyltransferase complex ATPase subunit type 1 TsaE, with translation METLSITRKSHSPEESFRLAESLGLRIQTPCRIALYGDLGAGKTHFVQGLASGLGVAEGSYVTSPSYALIHSYEARLPLHHADLYRLSHSDEVFDIGLYELMASEAVTVVEWAERMEGMEIFDLEIRIEIHGESERTIRAQASGLHFQDLLRSWQQVSHPE, from the coding sequence ATGGAAACCCTGAGCATCACACGGAAAAGCCACTCTCCGGAAGAAAGCTTCAGACTTGCTGAAAGCTTGGGGCTGCGGATTCAGACCCCATGCCGCATTGCCCTTTACGGTGATCTGGGAGCCGGAAAAACCCACTTTGTTCAGGGCCTTGCCTCAGGCCTTGGCGTGGCCGAAGGCAGCTATGTAACAAGCCCCTCCTATGCCCTGATCCATTCCTATGAAGCCCGGCTGCCCCTGCACCATGCAGATCTTTACCGACTTTCCCACAGCGACGAGGTTTTTGACATCGGCCTTTATGAACTCATGGCCTCGGAAGCCGTCACCGTAGTGGAATGGGCTGAACGCATGGAAGGTATGGAAATCTTTGACCTTGAAATCCGTATAGAAATCCATGGGGAAAGTGAACGGACTATCCGTGCACAGGCCTCTGGACTTCATTTTCAGGATCTGCTAAGGAGCTGGCAACAAGTCAGCCATCCGGAATAA
- a CDS encoding NAD(P)H-hydrate dehydratase: MKRLVSAAIMAAMDKDTIEIFGLPGRILMETAGRESGRIIFENFPLRKMSVLVLCGTGNNGGDGWVAARYLLGWNTDIHVLLAGSAEKLSPESRINKSLYEKAGGRVFMAEDEAALKNLEQKLFKADLFVDALFGIGLDRPVQGFYAKLMETVTESGIPVVSLDIPSGIHADTGAIQGMALKASHTITFGFAKPGLLLEPGRSHSGTIHVVDIGIPGIISQKYPCSLEQVTEKWAAAQLPERSAASHKGHFGHILLVGGAPATRGAAVLAATAALRSGCGLISLAVPESSLPLPGMLPEIMVQGLNGNAKGFCKKAAESLIPMLEGKSLAAAGPGMGTGKTAAAILRILLESSLPLVLDADALNLLALHGELMDLLSRKKEACVLTPHPGEMARLCGMSVQAVQEDRISAASNFALEKGCHLLLKGASTVAATPDGICRIITKGNPGMATGGSGDVLCGILAGLMAQGKAADTAAPLAAFLHGMAADHLAEKQGPQGYLPSEVAAVLPEIFKIITTGSQWKP; this comes from the coding sequence ATGAAGCGGCTTGTAAGTGCTGCCATCATGGCTGCCATGGATAAAGACACCATTGAAATCTTCGGACTTCCAGGCCGCATCCTCATGGAAACCGCAGGCCGGGAGTCCGGCCGCATCATTTTTGAAAACTTCCCCCTCAGAAAAATGTCTGTTCTGGTCCTCTGCGGCACGGGCAATAATGGCGGTGACGGCTGGGTGGCTGCCCGCTACCTTCTGGGCTGGAACACTGATATCCATGTTCTGCTGGCGGGTTCTGCTGAAAAACTCAGCCCTGAAAGCCGCATCAATAAAAGTCTTTATGAAAAGGCCGGTGGCAGAGTTTTTATGGCAGAGGATGAGGCTGCCCTGAAAAACCTTGAACAAAAACTCTTTAAGGCAGATCTCTTTGTGGATGCCCTTTTCGGCATAGGACTGGATCGCCCCGTACAGGGCTTTTATGCAAAACTCATGGAGACGGTTACAGAATCAGGCATACCTGTGGTGAGTCTGGATATTCCATCCGGCATCCATGCGGATACCGGAGCCATACAGGGTATGGCCCTGAAGGCCAGCCATACCATCACCTTCGGGTTTGCCAAACCCGGCCTTCTTCTGGAGCCGGGCCGCAGTCACAGCGGAACAATCCATGTGGTGGATATCGGCATACCGGGTATCATCAGCCAGAAATACCCTTGCAGTCTGGAGCAGGTTACAGAAAAATGGGCAGCTGCTCAACTGCCTGAGCGATCAGCAGCCAGTCACAAGGGGCATTTCGGACATATCCTCCTTGTGGGCGGAGCCCCTGCCACAAGGGGAGCAGCCGTACTGGCAGCCACTGCTGCCCTCCGCTCCGGCTGCGGCCTCATAAGCCTTGCCGTACCGGAAAGCAGCCTGCCCCTTCCGGGAATGCTCCCGGAAATCATGGTGCAGGGTCTTAACGGCAATGCTAAAGGCTTTTGCAAAAAAGCTGCGGAAAGTCTCATTCCCATGCTTGAGGGCAAAAGCCTTGCCGCCGCAGGACCGGGCATGGGTACGGGGAAAACAGCTGCAGCCATACTCCGCATCCTTCTGGAAAGTTCCCTGCCCCTGGTACTGGATGCCGATGCCCTGAATCTGCTGGCCCTGCATGGGGAGCTCATGGATCTGCTCTCCCGCAAAAAAGAAGCCTGCGTACTCACGCCCCATCCCGGAGAAATGGCAAGGCTCTGCGGCATGTCCGTTCAGGCCGTGCAGGAAGACCGTATCAGTGCCGCCAGCAATTTTGCCTTAGAAAAGGGCTGCCACCTTCTGCTCAAGGGTGCTTCTACCGTAGCAGCAACTCCGGACGGCATCTGCCGCATCATAACAAAAGGAAACCCCGGCATGGCCACGGGAGGCTCCGGTGACGTGTTGTGCGGTATCCTTGCAGGGCTCATGGCCCAGGGCAAGGCTGCAGATACGGCAGCTCCCCTTGCTGCTTTTTTACACGGCATGGCTGCGGATCATCTGGCGGAAAAACAGGGCCCCCAAGGGTATCTCCCATCGGAAGTGGCGGCAGTCCTTCCGGAAATTTTCAAAATAATCACCACAGGATCACAATGGAAACCCTGA
- a CDS encoding pyridoxine 5'-phosphate synthase, with translation MPRLAVNVDHIATLREARKTNYPDPVAAAVIAELAGADAIVVHLREDRRHIKERDVRILRDTVQTRLILEMGATSEMLEFALEILPDLVTLVPERRQEVTTEGGLDVLAHRATVTNAIETLKSAGIPTCLFVDPDIAQIEASKAVGARYVELHTGVFCDTTDTREKAKAFEALLMAARRGKEIGLGVNAGHGICYRSIQAFKGVHEIDEFSIGHSIVSHAALVGMENAVRRMAELIREL, from the coding sequence ATGCCCAGACTCGCCGTAAATGTGGATCACATTGCAACCCTCAGGGAAGCCCGGAAAACCAACTACCCGGATCCAGTGGCCGCCGCCGTCATCGCTGAACTGGCCGGTGCCGATGCCATTGTGGTACATCTGCGGGAAGACCGGCGGCACATCAAGGAAAGGGACGTGCGCATCCTCAGGGATACGGTACAGACCCGGCTGATCCTTGAAATGGGCGCCACTTCTGAAATGCTGGAATTTGCCCTTGAAATCCTGCCGGACCTTGTGACCCTTGTGCCGGAACGCAGACAGGAGGTCACCACCGAAGGCGGACTGGATGTGCTGGCCCATCGGGCCACCGTCACCAATGCCATAGAAACCTTAAAAAGTGCGGGGATTCCCACCTGTCTTTTTGTGGATCCGGATATAGCCCAGATTGAAGCATCCAAAGCCGTGGGAGCCCGATATGTGGAACTCCATACGGGAGTTTTCTGCGACACCACAGACACCAGAGAAAAAGCAAAGGCCTTTGAAGCCCTTCTGATGGCCGCCCGCAGGGGAAAAGAAATCGGCCTTGGTGTAAATGCCGGCCACGGCATCTGCTACCGCTCCATCCAGGCCTTTAAAGGTGTCCATGAAATTGATGAGTTCAGTATTGGTCACAGCATTGTATCCCATGCCGCCCTTGTGGGCATGGAAAATGCCGTCCGTCGCATGGCTGAACTGATCCGGGAACTTTAA
- the ybeY gene encoding rRNA maturation RNase YbeY translates to MRILSALGFPEAELSLLFVDDEAMREINLEYRNADKSTNVLAFAMNEGEFSDINPELLGDVVISTETALKEAREWEMNPDVRITQLMVHGILHLVGFDHEKGPDAEAEMEVKSTELVRMLENNEQLAGWLDP, encoded by the coding sequence ATGCGCATCTTAAGCGCCTTGGGATTTCCTGAGGCGGAACTCTCCCTTCTCTTCGTGGATGATGAAGCCATGCGGGAAATCAACCTTGAATACAGAAATGCGGATAAAAGTACCAATGTTCTGGCCTTTGCCATGAATGAGGGGGAATTTTCCGACATCAACCCGGAACTGCTGGGGGATGTTGTAATTTCCACGGAAACAGCCCTGAAGGAAGCCAGAGAGTGGGAAATGAACCCCGATGTCCGCATCACCCAGCTTATGGTACACGGCATTCTCCACCTTGTGGGCTTTGACCATGAAAAAGGCCCGGATGCAGAAGCCGAGATGGAAGTTAAGAGTACGGAACTGGTTCGCATGCTGGAAAACAATGAGCAACTTGCAGGATGGCTTGACCCCTGA
- a CDS encoding HD family phosphohydrolase — MARFLGTNNGVRLGMLSLIMASLALMLIPGMPSLYYHLEIGDVAPRNIKAPRDFIIENSEATETSRQLAAAAVLTVYDLDATMGNRTISGVQSGFQEMRSILELPLPLPVEGITPTPPENIRSQKIWAAKPRFENLLGIPVSDGAFRLLEREKFSQDIEDKITEILRAIFENGVVANKNILLEEQDRGINLRTLDSEKESTETNLRRFYGPDQARTMVRIVGEPLLRGMHYNHINLIVDLSQRLIRPNITLNRSETQKRIQEATILAKPVLYQIKADEMLLREGERVTDLHKIKLDALASQIRTQDIFRSNSGSLLLSLFILLTGYCLCFRRPLSHTRNPNKNIFFLSSVLISVLAMSKGFHILIQPMISEAGTFATSAPLLMALPVAGAAMLACLFFSMTQGLPFALILGSLVAITLKADLPLAFFFILSSAMGAYWMQNCKERKVFVKAGWKLGLFQMALAIGLFLQMESYSPTLMAWTLILAFTGGMLSGILTAGMAPLLEILFDYTTDIKLLELANPDQPLLRRLMLEAPGTYNHAMIVGTLAEAAASEIGANSLLARVGGYYHDIGKLSKPLYFIENQGGGKNSHDKLAPSMSALILITHVRDGVSMAKQHKLGEAITDIIAQHHGRSLIKFFYEKAKTLKGEADNINADDYRYPGPRPQSREAAIVMLADVVEAASRTLENPTGARIQGLVQKMINNIFSDSQLDECDITLRDLHRIARSFNKILTGIYHHRIEYAESAAPGGQKKKHAHTDRQLPESDDAQRRDPDGKGDAHLKRLGIS; from the coding sequence GTGGCCCGTTTTCTCGGAACCAATAACGGTGTCCGGCTGGGTATGCTTTCTTTGATTATGGCCTCCCTTGCCCTGATGCTGATACCCGGAATGCCTTCCCTTTATTACCATCTGGAAATCGGGGATGTGGCACCGAGAAACATCAAGGCTCCCAGGGATTTCATCATTGAAAACAGTGAAGCCACGGAAACCAGCCGTCAACTGGCCGCAGCAGCCGTACTCACGGTATATGACCTTGATGCAACCATGGGCAACCGGACCATCAGCGGTGTACAGTCCGGATTTCAGGAAATGCGCAGTATTCTCGAACTACCTCTGCCTCTTCCGGTGGAAGGTATAACACCAACGCCACCTGAAAACATCCGCTCCCAGAAAATATGGGCCGCCAAGCCCCGCTTTGAGAATCTGCTGGGAATTCCCGTCAGCGACGGTGCCTTCAGGCTGCTGGAAAGGGAAAAATTTTCCCAGGACATAGAAGATAAAATAACAGAAATACTGAGGGCCATCTTTGAAAACGGTGTGGTTGCCAATAAAAACATTCTGCTGGAAGAGCAGGACAGGGGTATAAACCTGAGAACCCTGGATTCCGAAAAGGAAAGCACAGAAACCAATCTGCGTCGTTTTTACGGGCCCGATCAAGCCCGGACCATGGTCCGCATTGTGGGAGAACCCCTGCTCCGGGGCATGCACTACAACCATATAAACCTCATTGTGGACCTCAGCCAGAGGCTTATCCGACCCAATATTACCCTGAACCGCAGCGAAACCCAGAAACGGATACAGGAAGCCACAATCCTTGCCAAACCCGTTCTCTACCAGATCAAAGCAGATGAAATGCTCCTCCGGGAAGGGGAAAGGGTCACGGATCTGCATAAAATAAAGCTGGACGCCCTGGCTTCCCAGATCCGTACCCAGGATATTTTCCGAAGCAATTCCGGCAGCCTCCTTCTCAGCCTTTTCATTCTTCTGACCGGCTACTGCCTCTGTTTCCGCCGTCCCCTGTCCCATACCCGGAATCCCAACAAAAACATCTTTTTTCTAAGCTCTGTACTCATCAGTGTACTGGCCATGTCCAAGGGATTTCATATCCTGATCCAGCCCATGATCAGTGAAGCAGGCACCTTTGCGACATCTGCGCCTCTGCTCATGGCCCTGCCCGTGGCCGGAGCCGCCATGCTGGCCTGTCTTTTCTTCTCCATGACACAGGGCCTGCCCTTTGCCCTGATCCTTGGCAGTCTCGTGGCCATTACCCTTAAGGCGGATCTTCCCCTGGCTTTCTTCTTCATCCTCAGCAGTGCCATGGGTGCCTACTGGATGCAGAACTGCAAGGAACGCAAGGTATTTGTCAAAGCGGGCTGGAAGCTGGGCCTTTTTCAGATGGCCCTGGCCATAGGTCTTTTTCTGCAGATGGAAAGTTATTCACCCACACTGATGGCCTGGACCCTGATCTTGGCCTTTACCGGCGGTATGCTTTCAGGAATTCTGACGGCGGGAATGGCCCCCCTCCTGGAAATTCTTTTTGACTACACCACAGACATCAAACTTTTAGAACTGGCCAACCCGGACCAGCCTCTGCTGAGAAGGCTAATGCTGGAAGCACCCGGAACCTACAATCACGCCATGATTGTGGGAACCCTTGCGGAAGCTGCTGCTTCGGAAATCGGTGCCAACTCACTGCTGGCAAGGGTGGGGGGTTATTATCACGACATCGGCAAACTCTCAAAACCCCTTTATTTCATAGAAAATCAGGGGGGAGGCAAAAACAGCCACGATAAACTGGCCCCTTCCATGTCTGCCCTCATCCTCATTACCCATGTGCGGGATGGTGTCTCCATGGCAAAGCAGCACAAGCTGGGAGAAGCCATCACAGACATCATCGCCCAGCACCATGGACGCAGCCTTATCAAATTTTTCTATGAAAAGGCCAAGACCCTCAAGGGAGAGGCGGATAACATCAATGCCGATGACTACCGCTACCCCGGCCCCAGACCCCAGAGCCGGGAAGCAGCCATTGTCATGCTGGCTGATGTGGTAGAGGCGGCTTCCCGCACCCTGGAAAATCCCACAGGAGCCCGAATACAGGGGCTGGTCCAGAAAATGATCAATAATATTTTTTCAGATTCCCAGCTGGATGAATGCGACATAACTTTAAGAGACCTGCACAGAATTGCCCGAAGTTTCAACAAAATTCTTACGGGTATCTATCACCACCGCATTGAGTATGCGGAAAGTGCTGCCCCAGGAGGACAGAAGAAAAAACATGCCCATACAGATCGACAACTCCCAGAATCTGATGATGCTCAAAGAAGAGATCCTGACGGAAAAGGCGATGCGCATCTTAAGCGCCTTGGGATTTCCTGA